aggtctcaaggctgccttggggattgtctgatTAGGTttcccactaactgacatgcatgacaagacctgcaaaattcagtaacatctttccttattcctgccAATAAAAAtaactgagaatcttatgataggtcttattaacacttaaatgacctgctaacggcgtttcatgcgccaTGGTCAGTAtttctttacgataagacttgggcacaactacctgatgcttaactgcccattcatcctccaacgaaacatcgggaggcctcactgccgcatcaatatgcagacttgacatagtagtagcatgggtcaggtaaagattcaccatctttagctgcatcattaaacacgcaagaaatacttggatcactgtgttgttcagcaatcaactcagtcctacaaaatggctgatcaccactaacaaaattagtatctacttcctgctggctgtctaatttggaagaatctccatccaacatgttgttgagaaaagtctcgctcaaatcaacagtattaccctggtctgtactgacttttctagacatagctcttgtaacaacacaggacggatataaacccgctatctcgctttcaactggctctgtgactgaattcagagaaggcttatcaccATTAAGGAATCAACAGTAACCTTATCATgcgctaagtcatttcccaacaacaaatgaataccctcaaaaggtaatgaagacttaatgcctaccctgacaggtccagatatcaaatctgatgacaaataaatatcatgaaggggaaccctgacaaagtcactagactctacacctctaataagggcacgaaccccagagtatgactcttcagaaaagggcagagtattcatcaacagagactgagatgccccagtatcccttaatatctttataggggtagcacaagacatgtcgcttctaagcgacactgaaccagaattgataaacggagcgaagctatccatagagcatttgggaatcttatcctatcccgtatcagctaactcagatctgcttttaactgctgatgtaacttccggcaatgttttgtgcattgtaacacaaagacctgtggcaGGGTTCGCACAGTCCTGAATGTCCTGGAAAGTCctggaaaattaaaaatgtattttccaGTACTTGAATGTCCTGGATAATCAGCCATTGTCCTGGAATGTCCTAGAATTTCGTTATTCTTGGTGCTAAAAAAATTTCTAATGCTTTGTCCACGAGCCAATGGAAGGAATAGGCTGTTGTTTGTGTCAACACTCGCAGTATATAGGTCACTTCATTCATAAAATCAGTGGAGTAAAAGCGTAGTAAAACACCCACCAATCAAATCTCTACACAAGCCGCATCCGTCAGGCGGAAATTGACGGAAACTATCGACCTAGAGGAAGTTGACTTTTGTATGCGCACGCGCAGCCCTCATGTGGCATGTTTTGTGGAATTTGGCGGGAGGCGAAAGAATGTCACGTCTTTGTTATTTTAATCTATCCTGGCTCAGCCAACCAGGTTATCAGGATTGCTGGAGAAAGACTCCGCTCACAGAGCACGGTGTTCGCTTTGCAAGAAAAGCTTTGACATTGGAAATATGGGTGAAAGTGCGGTTAAGAGCCACTCAAAGGGAACCAAGCACATGCAGTTGCTCCAAGCGCTGAAGGAACATCACCGTTCGAACACCAATATTACCGAGTATTTTGGAAGGTCCTCGTCATCGACGACAGGTAGGCTATTTCACTCCCTATGAACCCCACGTATGCGTGTATTAATGTGACTGTGTACTTTCTATTTAGTGATAGCACATGGGCAGTGTTACCGCAGTGTTTTTAGAGaaacaaattacaaatcaaatcaaatcaaatacatgtacttttattgcATAACTATGCCAGTATTGGCTAAAGGTCCCTATGACTTATTAACCGTCCGATAGGACCTGCGGTGTAggcttattattattaatttttttttggattcaCTGAAATCATGAAAAGGTGAATTTCAGAATATAGTAGTGTGTGGAAAACGGACCATGGCCGTTTTGGAATGTCCTGGAATGTTTTAACCCTCTAGTGCCCGTCGTATCATATATGATACGCCcataaggggaggtaaccatgAACAATTTTATAAAATCATAACATGGCTAAGTTGCTTCCCTTACAATGACTTATGGGGGCGCTGTGTGTGACAACAAATGTTAGatgttttgattggctgacaacTTCCTTTCCATTTCCTGCCGTCTGCTCAAGTTGGCTTCGTTACCACGTGGTGTCAAATCCATCATCATCCAGTCAAGGTATGCatactattttattatttcagttttatctgttAAAATACAGCCCATTGTGCTAGTAAATACCTGTTTAGAGAAAATTAGTGAAGAGTGTATTTATAAGAGGTGATTGAATTTGAGTGTATCATATCCTCCTCAGGCCCTTCGTCCACATATGTGGACATACAATATTTGGTTCCCTAAATTTTTATGGTTTATCATTTCTGTGCTTGAAACCCAATGGCCATTTCTGTGGACAAACAACCTAGGTCAACCAAGTGCACAGGACCATCCTTCGGAACTCTTCTGTGTGGAGGAGAGAAAATAAATGGCGGATTCCAGAGGAAGTGGTGACACACAAACTGCAAAAAGTAAGCCAAGATTTACCACAccctttgatttttttaaagatgaGTGATAATGCCTTTTGATTTGTTATGTAGCACAGTTTAATTCTACATAGTTATTTGAATGAAGGAATTTTTATTAGCCGTTTCGAGCAAGGCCAAGAAAGTGTCCACCTCTGTGGACATTGGGTTCCAATAAAGTATATTTTAGTCCACATCTGGGGACATTGGGATTCAATTCATACTTATGCTACATTGAAAAGCGAATGACTGAGCTATACTCGTGCTTTAATAATACATTGATTTCTCTGATTTTTAGATGCACGTCAGCGCATGACTACAGAAGAGGTCTTAGACCTTCTCGATAACTCAGATATTGACTTATCAGATGGAGAAGTTGATGATGAAATGTATGAGGATACAGATGGGGATCCAGATTTTGAGGCAAATGAGGACGACCTTGCAGCTGAGAGCAGTTCTGAATCGGACGAAAGCCTGGCAATGGATGATGGGGAGGCAGAGCCAGTTCCCTCTACTAGTAGAGGACCGCCGACTAGAGGTCGCCCACGAAGCAGACGTGGAGTTGGCGGACGCGGTAGAAGTAATGCTCCGGCACGTAACACTGGATTTAAAATGGACAAATGATAAATTTCAACCTCAGAAAGTCACACAAGATGCACAAAGTGACCAGCAGTCCGGTACAGATCGACGGGACGATTGGGCCCCTAAAGACTACTTTGTTCAGTACATAGACAATGAACTGTATGAAATGATGGCAGAAGCAACTAATCAAACAGCAGTTTTGAACACGGAAGGTCTTTAGATGTGACTGCTGAGGAGATGGCGAAATTTTTCGGCATTAATATTATGATGGGGTGCTTGAAATATCCTCGAATTCGAATGTATTGGGCCACCAGCACAGGCGTACTGGCAATTAAACAGGCGATGAGCAGAAATCGCTTTTTCAAAATACGCTCTAATCTGAAGGTAGTTGTAGACATCAATGTTGCAGAAAACGAGAAACAGCGTGACAAATTATGGAAAGTTCGTCCATTTCTggataaaatcaaacaaacttgCCAAACACTCCCCAGGCCTCAGAATGTGTGTGTCGATGAACAGATGATACCATTCACTGGCCATGTAGGCATAAGGCAGCACATTCGTGGGAAACCATATCCAACTGGCTTGAAAAATTTTGTTCTGGCAGCACCATCCGGGATGGTGTTGGACTTCGAAATATTTCAGGGAAAAAGGTTTTTTCCCGACGCTGACACATCCACTTTATCACTGGGAGGGCTTGCAGTCCTTAGACTTACACAAACCATCAACCCCAATACATCAGTCTTTGTTGACAGATATTTCACCAGCATGCCACTTTTGGATTGTTTACTGGACAAGGGAATAACTGTTACTGGGACAATTACGAAAAACCTGGTACCACGTAATGCCAAAAATTGCCTGAAAAATGACACTGATCTGAAACGACAAGGCAGAGGGTCAATTAATGAAATTGTTCGGGAGGACAACAAAGCATGCATTATTCAGTGGTACGATAATAAAACTGTGCTATGTATGTCCAGTGAATTTGGCGCTGATCCAACCAACACTTGTAGAAGGTGGTCCAAGGATGATAAAGCATACATCAATGTACCACGACCGTCAATTATAAAGGAATATACGACAAAATGGGTGGCGTCGATCTCAGTGACCGGATGATCTCGTATTACCGCATCAATGCTGGCACCAAGAAATGGACTGTGCGAACTGTGTTGCACATGACTGACATGTCATTGGTAAATGCTTGGCTTCAAGAGCGAGAGGATCTTCTGGAAAAAGGCACCACAACTAAGCATCTCAGGGAGTTCTTAGACTTCCGCCTTGCTGTCAGTGAACATTTACTGTATCCCCAGGGAAATACAAATGCTGATCCGGAAGATGGACCTCCCCGAAAGCGGATTGCCCTGCCACCAGAGGCTGCACGCAAATCTCAAGCGCTTCACATGCCAAGGTTCATTGACTTAAAGAATGCGGCGAGATGTCGCAATCCTGAATGCAAGCGTGGTAAAAGCCGTATAATGTGCACATCGTGTCAAGTTTTCCTTTGCATTCAAGGCTGCTTTGAAAACTTCCACAAATAGTTCACAGGACTAGTAATGTCTAAATCGGGCTTCTGGGCGTTCcgtatgaaaacaaaaccgGTTACTAATAACAGATAGTTCGTTTCATGTGACACTTTCAAAGAGTTTGTTTCAGTTTaaatacttttgaaaaaaatccaGATGCATATTCTTACAAGAGTACTGAGCAAATACTGTCAAAGTTGTCTAAGTTACATGACTATTAAAAGCTTTTAAGCGTAAAATGTGTTTGCTTTAGTTCTTTAGTTGATGTCCACGTACGTGGACATTGAATTCCATTATAAAAGGCTGGAACCCAATGTCCACAAATGAGGACGTTAAGAGAAGTTAGTTGGAGGTGGAGTTGTTAAACAGACACCATGTTTGCGCAAAATAGTCTAAAAGAAGTGTTCATAGCAGGTAGCATGCGAATTTTCCAAGAAAAACATGTCCTGGGTCTGAGGAGGATATAGGAAAACTTTATCTGCAGAAATAATATTGGTAGATAGCTTAATAAAGCATAAAAATCCCAGTTCTGTGGGCTctctatttttttgtaattcagGTTTGAATGATGGAAATGGGCCCTTTTCACTGTGTCACAACTCTGGGTCGCCCCATTGCAAGGTTTCTTTTGCATGCTAAATTCAATGCTAACAAGgcattgaaacatttttattattcaaTATCACAGTGGAATTGATATTCAAAAGCTTAAATATCTCTCCATGCCccaaattgtgaaaaaaaattaattttgttgcTGTCACAAAAAACTGGCTCCACTCCGTTACCACACTGATCAGTGTCTCCATCTATGAACTGAAAGGGGAGGCAACAAGTTAGCCCCTGCTAAAATGTATCTTGTGTAACCCCCATAGATAAAACAATGGAGCATGTGGAGCAAGTCCACACTCAAGTCCAGATTTTGCTGAAATAGTTGAGAAATCAGGTGAGTATGCTTTTTTCTTTCCACTCCGTTACCAGCATTCatatccatggaaaccagagaacaactttttgaagtaaatttttaaaaaggcaATGGAGGACTTGAAAGATTGCAACAGGAACCTTTGAGCTGTACCTCATTGTGTTATGGCTGTGACCCACTTTCAGGTTTACCATTCCACTCCGTTACTCTACTCCTTTACTCAAATATGGTAACGGGGTGGAGTGATTGGTAACGGAGTGGAAATTTTCGCCAATTCTATCATCTGACTGGTAGAATGAGGTGTCATTCAAGAAATAATAATGTACACTAGCCATTAGATGATTGGTACTTGAATCAGGGATGTGATTTTTCCGCGAATTCGTGGATTTACGCATTTTTGTGGTCCAACAGATTcgttttacaacaacaacaacaacgacctTAACCAGTGGAAAACAATTAAACTCCTTggattttttcaactttttctgAACAGAAATCAGCcaaacatatttgatttcataaatttcataaaatcttGTGATCCCTGATTGCTATGAACTGAGCATTTTTTATTCTCTGTCTTTTTATTCCACTTCTTCTTTAGCCATGCCTCCCAAGAAGAAACAAATGACATCAGCAGAAAAGCAGAGGGCTTATAGGAATCGTATAAATGCAGACCCAGAAAAGAGGGAAGCAGCCAAGGAGAAGGAGAGATTAAGGTGGAAAGCTAGAAGGGAAAAGAAGAAAGTAAAATACGTAGCAGATATGACCAAACGGGAGGTTAGAGCCACGCGGAGAAAATGGAGGATAGCCTATCATAAACGCAGGGCTGAAAAAGATCATTTGGCTTGGTTGGAAAAACAAGAAGCAGCAGTGTTGACTGGAACTCCACCGACAAGTCCACCTCATAATCTGCCACAGCAAGAGCCACAGCGACAGCCTGAACCCCAACCAGGTACCTCCGCGAATCCCACTTCGTCACAGAAAAAGAGAGGTCGGAAGAATGTTCGTAGGGACCGCACGGCCTGTTATAGGATTAATAGAAAGTTAACAGAAAAGCTTGAGAATGAAAAGCGGAAAAACCAGAAATTACGCAAACAGCTCTCTcggacaaaactgaaaatcaaagTCCCATTTGGACAGAACTGCAAGGAAGGCGATGTATGTGCTACCCATTATGCTTCACCACGGAAGAGGGCTCGACAAACGATAAATGCTGGACAGGGCTTTATAAGAAAGGAACTGATTTTCCATTATGCTCTCACTCAACAAATAAAACAGGGCAAAGACACCTGTGAAAAAAATCCGAAGCGGGCACAACTCTTCGCAAAGCTTTTTGGTTTTGGAAACATCTTGTCAAAATATCGATTGCTGACCAAAGCACAGAACACTGGTCTCTTGTCCAAAAAGCTGCTGAAGACAAATGCTaagcaaagaaatgaaaatctgcTAGTTTATGAGAGAGCTAAGAAACGCAACTGTGTCACAGATGCTGTAAAACAAAAGATTCAAAAGTTCTTTGAAAGGGATGATGTCAGTTggtgtgctgctggtaaaaagcAAGTCATCACACGCAACAAAGTTAAGAAGCAGAAGCGTTTCCTTTTGGAATCGTTGAGAAGCACTTATAGAAAGTATGTGCATCTACATCCCGTGAGACCAGTGTCTTTCAGCCAATTCTGGAAACTGAAGCCGTTCTGGGTAGTGAAACCTAAATTCGCTGACAGGGAAACATGCCTCTGTAAAGTACATGAGAATGTCCACCTCTTGCATAACAAGCTAAAAAACTTGGGGTATTTAGCCGAAGGGTCCGCTGACGAGACAATAAACCAGATTGTCTGCAGCAGAGACAACAAGGGATGTATGTACAGGGACTGTGCAAAGTGCAAGCATGCTGAGGTTGTTTTCAATCAGACAAAGTACAGGCCAGGATGAAAGCCAGACctggtggtggcagtggaaATCAGCAGACCACACATACAAGGACAGAGAGGGAGagctaaaaacaacaaagaagaCAATCAAGGAGAAAGTTGAAGGAACTGTCGCTGAGATGAAAGAAGAATACAATAAGCAGATTCAGAAGTTCAGTACCCATGTTTACAACATCTTGCACCAATTTGAGGTGTGCAGAGTGAACAAAAGTCAGTTAGGAGGGGACGAGGTCCTACTTCACATAGATTTTGCTGAAAATTGGACGATGAAAAGCCTGCGTCAGATCCAGTCGGCCCATTATGGTGCATCCAATTCGCAAATAACACTACACACAGGTGTAGCCTACATAGGTGGTGAGGCAACAACAACCACACTCCCATTCTGTAGCTTGAGTGACAACAATAGCCATACACCAGCAATGGTCTGGTGCCATTTGATACCGATTCTGCGATTCCTGAGGGAGAACCATCCGACAGTAACTAAACTGCACTTCATGAGCGATGGCCCTGTAACCCAATACAGGGGTAGACACAATCTCCACCTGCTGTGCAACATACCCTTCCACATGGGTTTCAAAGAAATTTGGTGGAACTTTAGCGAAGCAGGACACGGGAAAGGAGCCTGTGATGGAGTGGGAGCAACCATCAAACGCCTGGCAGATGAGGTGACCATGACTGGCACAGACATTCATGATGCAGAGAGCTTGGTAAAACATCTGGAAGATAAGACAAGCATCAAATTATGTCTGATTCCTGAAGATGTGCAGATACATGTGTCAACAGCGGTACCAGCAGTCAGGGGAGTGATGAAAGTACACCAGATCTATTCACAGAGGCCTGGTATCATCCTTACAAGAGACGTAAGCTGCTACTGTGGACCACAGTGTGATTGCTACTCTCCAGTGGAACATGATGTACTGCAGTCTAACTATGATCAACATATCCCCAAACTAGGATGTGAGGTTGGCCAAATCTTAAAGCAACCCAGCATCCAGCAAGCAGAGGCCCTGGTGATCCATCCTGATGATGATACCCAAGACACCAACAGTAACAAGTCTGATCCAAAGGTAAGAGCTTCAGAGACTCCTGTTACTAACCtaaatttatcatattttctGTTAGTAGAACTAGAATTATCAACAAGGTATTCCCATACATTATAAATTactttatctttattttcagcATGACAACTCTTGGCCTAAGATTGGATGTTACGCTGTTGTAAGGTGTGGAGAAAAATATTACCCCGGGACGGTGATATCGGTAGAAGGTGATTGCTTTGAAATGAAGTATTTGAAACGAACAACAACAGGTAAGCTTGTTTGATTCTAAACACATGAAATAACAATTTGTAACATGATTTCAAGTCTCTTAGAAATTTTAAAAGTCTGTACTCTTATCAATTTAGCAtcatattttattcttttaatcAACAGGATCCTATCATGACTGGATGAGCGGGTTTTCGTCATCTTCATGGCAGCCACGAGAAGACCTTCTTGAGCCACTCCACGTGCCCGACATGGACAGAAGAGGTCATGTTATATTCACGAAGAATGACTTAGAGACAATAAAAAAGTACACAAAGTGAATAGTCGGCAGCTGTGAATCGTGAATCTTGTTTGCTACATTAAGATTCAGTAAATGGAACTCGAAATTGAGCTGATTTTATGTCAGTGCAATTGAATTGTCAACTCCAGAGAAAGGCAGTTCTTTTGACCAGGTGTcattctgttgattttttttaaattttaattttgatagtgttaatgttataaaatgttCATTACAGGTATTCACATTTTATGTTTACTTATTGCAGGTAAGCCAGACTTCAAATACCTGTATGTTAGTTGAACTGTTTCTGAGTTTAAGTTGTTCATTGAATGTATTGACTCATTGACTTCTTTGTTCactgtattaaaagttaataaaaaatcAGAACTCTAAAATTATACTTGTGTCATGATTAACATTGGTACACTCTACTCCGTTACAAAATGTTCCACTCCGTTACCAAATGTTCCACTCCGTTACCAgttcttcaataaaatttattattgtcCTTCTAGTAAACTTTAAATTCCATTTGCTAGTTGTCATCCAATCTTAATACAGGCGAAATTATCATAAACTTCAAAAGCACAAAATATTGGCACTGTTAAGTGTGGCAACATCACAAAATTAGGTAATGTAATGAAAAGGTAACGGAGTGGAGAGGCTTAAATATTTCAAACCCCCATAAAAAAATTTGTGGAGGACAATCAGCTCTGCTGCTATGCTGGCTATATAGAACATGACCCCTATGACCAGCATGGAAGGTTAGGTGAGTTTTCTACAACCTCTTTGGTCTGTGACTTTCAACACTCAATATGTGCCCGTATTGAAAAATCCACCCTTATATGTATTTTAGGCCAAAATTCATGATTAATACTCAATAATAATCGTATCtagcttatttgttttttgttgaacagGTCATGAAAAATAAGATATTAACTATCAATGGCTCAAaatcaagaaagaaaataaaagctgaCTTTTGCCTCGctttgcatgtgtatttttaattaaatgtattaaCACAATTGAACCAGTTACATTATCATTGTTTGAGCACATGGGACAGCTTTAGTATTTGGTGCTAGCCTTGCATGTGTTGCTCATCATGATacgaaaataaatcttttgatatatgatgatttatttaagtTTAATCCTTTTCTCTTTTCAGGTTGGCACCCATTACTTCACCTCTCTATTCATGGGACATGCCACAGCTGAGGACATGATCGAACACTTTGAAACTGGCACGGACGGGCTCAATATGAGAAGACTTCTACAGCTGTCCATGGATGGACCTTCTGTCAACTGGAAATTTCATCGCATGTTCCAAACCAAGATCTCTTCCACTTATGACCACTTTCTTCTGAATGTTGGGAGCTGTGAGCTTCATATCGTACATGGAGCATTTAAGGATGGTGCAAGTGCATCTTGTTGGCAGATTCAGGATGTGTTGAGAGGCCTTTACACGTTATTCAAGGACACGCCTGCACGAAGGGAAGATTTCATTAAATGTACAGAATCAACCACTTTCCCAATGAAATTTTGCCCCCACAGATGGGTGGAGAATGTTCCTGTGGTTGAACGAGCACTCTCCATATGGCTTAACATTCAGAAGTATGTGAAACAGGTTAATAAAGGACATTGTGACAACCCAAAGACAGTTTCATACAAGACTGTATCAGATGCAACCAAAGACAAGATTATTGTTGtaaaacttttgtcatttttgtctaTTGCCAAAACTATTCAGCCATTTTTGACACAATACCAAACTGACAAACCAATGCTACCATTCCTGGCTGAGGATTTGTTTCGTCTGATACGATCTTTAATGAAAAGGTTCCTCAAAGAAGATGTGGACATAAGCACGGTAAACAAACTTGTTAAGGTCAATCTTGAAGACAAAGATCTTCACAAGAGCTACACTGATGTTGATCTCGGGTTTGTGGCAGAAAAGGAGCTCAAGAAAATCAAGAGCTCTTCCTCTGGGCCTAAAGTTAGTGACAGAGAGATCCTTGAGCTACGCATGCAATGCAAAGGGTTTCTTATCAAACTTGTTAGCAAGCTCCTTGAAAAATCTCCTCTTAAATACCCCCTTACTTTGCAAATTTCTTGTTTGGACCCAAGACAAATGGCAACAAACAAAACCGTGTGCATCACTAACATGAAAAAACTGTTGGCCACATTACTGGACGCCAACCAAATGCGTGGAGGAGCATCTGCATGCGACACTGTACTCCTACAGTTTGAAGAATTTCTGGAAACAACTGTTATTGGtaacatgtcaacattttccaaCTTTGACCCACATAAACCTGAGAGTAGACTAGATGCCCTGATGTTTGAATCTGTTGCCCTAAATCAGCGAATGGCACCTTTGTGGAATGTTATGAAAAACCTTCTTCTCCTGTCGCATGGACAAGCGACGGTCGAAAGAGGCTTCTCAGTGAACCGACAgattgaaacagaaaacatgattGAACAAACTGTTGTATCTGAACGACTTGTGTGTGATCACCTCAAGGGAATCGGCGGATTGAAAAACATTGAAGTAACAAAGGAAATGTTGACGTACTGTTCTTCTGCTAGACAGAAGTATTCCTTGTACTTAGATTCCAAGAGGGAAGAGAAACTTAATGCAGAAAAACTTGCCAAAAGAAAGCATGTTCTGGACACAATAGATGAACTGAAAACAAAGCGTAAGCGCATTGAAAGAGACATTGAATCCTTGACACAATCTGCAGATAAATTTGCAGAAAAAGCAGAAGATACAGGGCAGTTGGACTTTGTTACAAAGTCCAACAGTTTGCGAAGAACAGCGAAGCAGAAGAAACAAGAACTTGCCACCATTGCTTCTACCTTGGATGAGAGACTGCAAGAGTTAAAAAAGTGACTGCTGTTGGACATCTTGTCATGATCAGGGAAATCAGTTTGACTGTCTCTGTCATGTACTCCTACTTTTTATGATGCAAAACAATATTGTTGCATGAATAAAGTATCATAAACTTGTGAGATTGTCTCCCTTGTAAAAATACTAAACAGCCAGGGCAGTTAAATATACTATCACTACTTGACTTCAAATTCAAATGTAGATatcaaaatttcacagtttataattttgtgatttggGATCACAAAAACGTTTTGATGCCTggattgggtcctggctgttaTAAGTTTTGAAATAGACCGGTTCAGTTTAAGAATTCAGACTTGCGCATTGGTTGGGTTGGAGAGCTCtgtgaaatgtgacatcattcaaCAGGTTAGGGAGATCCACCTCTTTTGAAATGGTGGTAGAAAAGGTATGTGTTGTCAAACCATACATATGTTTACCATGCAGGGGCATTACTGCCTTCCCCTTACATAGTATTATTGTGCAAATGAGAAGGGAATGATAGGCAATGATTTCTTGAAAGAATGTAATTTGGTGTTTGACTGACAGGTCAAATAGTGTTGAagataaatatcattttttaccTCCAATTTATAAGGGGTTAATCTCCCTAAACTGTTCTATGCACAGCAGTGTtttgttatataagtgaatttCACAATCCTTCATTCTTAAACTGAACTGGTCTGTGGAAGTCCTTTTGATGATGA
This DNA window, taken from Liolophura sinensis isolate JHLJ2023 chromosome 11, CUHK_Ljap_v2, whole genome shotgun sequence, encodes the following:
- the LOC135478188 gene encoding uncharacterized protein LOC135478188 translates to MPPKKKQMTSAEKQRAYRNRINADPEKREAAKEKERLRWKARREKKKVKYVADMTKREVRATRRKWRIAYHKRRAEKDHLAWLEKQEAAVLTGTPPTSPPHNLPQQEPQRQPEPQPGTSANPTSSQKKRGRKNVRRDRTACYRINRKLTEKLENEKRKNQKLRKQLSRTKLKIKVPFGQNCKEGDVCATHYASPRKRARQTINAGQGFIRKELIFHYALTQQIKQGKDTCEKNPKRAQLFAKLFGFGNILSKYRLLTKAQNTGLLSKKLLKTNAKQRNENLLVYERAKKRNCVTDAVKQKIQKFFERDDVSWCAAGKKQVITRNKVKKQKRFLLESLRSTYRKYVHLHPVRPVSFSQFWKLKPFWVVKPKFADRETCLCKVHENVHLLHNKLKNLGYLAEGSADETINQIVCSRDNKGCMYRDCAKCKHAEVVFNQTKYRPG
- the LOC135478031 gene encoding uncharacterized protein LOC135478031, whose amino-acid sequence is MSDGPVTQYRGRHNLHLLCNIPFHMGFKEIWWNFSEAGHGKGACDGVGATIKRLADEVTMTGTDIHDAESLVKHLEDKTSIKLCLIPEDVQIHVSTAVPAVRGVMKVHQIYSQRPGIILTRDVSCYCGPQCDCYSPVEHDVLQSNYDQHIPKLGCEVGQILKQPSIQQAEALVIHPDDDTQDTNSNKSDPKHDNSWPKIGCYAVVRCGEKYYPGTVISVEGDCFEMKYLKRTTTGSYHDWMSGFSSSSWQPREDLLEPLHVPDMDRRGHVIFTKNDLETIKKYTK